A window of Candidatus Nitrospira allomarina genomic DNA:
GTCATATTGTCACACACGAGAGAAGTCAGTAGGCTATCAATCGTTCCTAATAATGCCAGGACGAGGGCTTCTTCAACCATTACGACGAGAGCATTGATATGCATGGCCGGCCAAATCGGGGTGGGAAATCCTGTGGGAATGTCTCCGATAACCGGAAGGGTTGGAAAGAACATCTCAGCGACCATCGTTCCAACGATGAGAGCCAACAACACCGGGGGAAGGCGTTTGCCGATAGTGGGGGGAGTGAAATAGACAATGGCCAATGTGAGAGAACCCACCAACATGGCGGGGAGAGAAAACGATTGGAGGTAATCAGGCATGGCCATGAGGTTGGCCACGACTTTGGACTTTGCTTCCAAACCGAGAAAGGGGGCAACCTGAAGAATGAGAATAATTCCTCCGATGCCGCTCATGAATCCTGAAATGACCGGATAGGGGACCAAAGTGATATACCGACCAAATCCCATCAGTCCAAATAAGACTTGGAAGACCCCGCCGAGGATGACAGCGGTAAATGCCAATGCCGGTTCATCGGCAAAGTTCAAGATAATGCCGGCCATCACGACGGTCATCGGACCGGTTGGTCCTGAGGCTTGTGCAGGAGTCCCGCCGAAGAGGGCTGCGAAAAACCCCACAAAAATAGCTCCATACAGACCGGCAATGGCCCCGAGTCCAGATGTCACTCCGAAGGCTAAGGCTAGCGGTAAGGCTACAACCGCCGCCACTAATCCACCATACAGGTCTCCCCGTATGTTATTGAAATGAAGGCCATGAACCCATGAAAGCACTGGAAAAGTAGCAGCCATTTTTTAGGAGGGAGGCGGTAGATTCGGATGATAGGTCACAAATGCTCTTAGGAAATGATAGACCCGGTGCATGTCGTGGTTACCAATCAGTCGGGCCGTAAATTAATTCACGCGACCATCGATTATCCATTGAAACTTTGCTTGGCGGTCCGCTGGATGAATTGGCCAATTTGAAGACCAATGGAGTCAAACATGGCCAGCAGTTCTTCGTCGGGCTTTTGAATATCTCTGTGGAAAAATTCGATGACGCCGACAATTTCGGTCCCCGATTTCATGGGGAAGGCGAATCCGGAATGGAGACCTTCCTGTGCGGCAGCGGCCGCGCGCGGGAAATTCGGGTCGGATACCACATCGGTGATCCATGACGGTTTGCCGCTTTTCCAAACTCGACCGGGTAATCCCACACCCCGTGCAAACGTGATCGCTTGGGAGGCCTGCCGAAAGGCATCCAGGTTTAGGTGAGGGGAATGCCAGACATTGAGGCAACGCAAGGCCTGTTGCGAGGAGTCCAGTGTCCAGATAGCTCCGAGATCCCATCCTAAATTGTCACCAATGGCTTCCAGGATAAGGGAGGCCGCCTGAGTCATTCCAGCTGATTCGGCGAGAACATTGGTTAAACTGTGATGCGTGGCCAGTCGACGTTCCTTATGCTCCCGTTCGATACACTGCCCAATTTGAAAACCGATATTGGAAAGCCGTTGAAGCAGCATATCATCCGCTTCCTCCGGGAATGGGGAGAAAAATTCGAGCACCGCTCTCGTATTCCCAGCTAGGCAAATGGGAATGGCGAATCCGGCGTGAAGTCCCACTTCCAAGGCCACCTGGTTTCTAGGGTCTTTGTGGTAGTCGGCGAGGTCTCTGATCCAGAGAGGGTTTCGAATGTCCCACACCTGTCCAGCCAATCCTACAGGAGGCGTGAGCGACCAACTGGAGTTTGATGATGACATCGCTTGAGCTTGAGGAGAGTCCGGTGGCCAAATGACGGCGGCTCCCAGAGCCTGTCGGTGATAGTCCATTCGCCAGAGGATTCCCACCTTCCAATCCAGTGTGTGACAAATGGCTTTGAGAATTTGGGGATATGTCTCTGAAATGTTAGATGCGGTGGTCAGGATGTCTGCGATGGCATCGTGCAAGGCCAGACGTCGCTCCGCACGCTTACGATCAGTAATATCAATGCCGAACCCAATGAGGTCCGGTTGGTCGCCTTCCAATTTGCACAGGCAATTTAAAAACCACCAGGGCTTACCCTGCAGGATTCCATTGCTTTCGTAAAACACTGAATTGGCAAGAGTTCCTTGCTTGACTTGGTTTTTTATCCGATCAGGTGGCTCCAAGGGAATACGGCCAATGGCGGCCAGTTCCTTTAACCCGAAACGAGCCAGGCCGCGCCCGAAGGAATCATGCATGACCCCTTCCTGATCGATTCGAAATGCCACAGCCGGCATATTCGACAAGATGCCGGTCAGCATGGAACTCTGGTCACGAGTCGCCTCGTCAGACTCTCTCACCTGCATGGCTAACAGGGCGGTCGACCAAATCGCAAATAAGGCAATCGATCGATTCGTCATGCCAATCCATGGTTCGGCTCCCGAAGGCGAAAAATAAAACCCGATGATTGTTAAAAGGGTGCAGAGACCGGCCAGACGCAACGGATCATTTTTATCCGGAGACCGGAGGGCAATCAACACGCCAGCGACATAAGGGACCGCTTCGGCGACTCCCATAGGGAGGAAGAGGTCCACGACAAAAACCACTGTGGCCACAAGCAAGGCTAGACCTAAGACTTGCCCCCGATTTTTTTGAGGGCGTTCAACCGAGTTTTGAAGGGACAGCGGACTTGGCATGGGGTCTTATGGGAATACATGAAAATGAGGAATACGACATAAATATTCCCCCAGCATTCAGTGACAATACTTCGGGAACACGATACGAAAAGCGCGCCAGTGAGTGCAAGGGGAGTTAGCGGAAAATGATGAATTATGCCGGTAGTCGAGAGCGCCGACTTTTGGACGAAGGCATGCTGTGGGCTGAAGAGAATCTGTATGGGTGCGGGCAAAGGCTGTACGTGCCTCCGGGGGCTCGACGGCCTTTTTCCTCTTATGCGAAGATGACAAGCCGAGGTATGATAGGCCCTTACGCGTATGAGTTCTACATCTCCTCACGTCCATATCTATCATGTAGCCGGGTTGGATGACCGTGACCGTGGATTTAATCGGCAAATTCATGTCATTCCCTGTGAAGGAGGATTCCAGGCCAGGCTCCGCTATGAATCGCTTCAGATAAATGTCGATCCCGTTCCTACCGAAGATCAGGTCCTGCACGGTCTCATTCACATGTTGCATGAGAGGGGCTATCGGCAATTACGAACCCAACGCATCTTCATTGGTGAGCAGTATCTAGGAAATCAGGAGCTGTGGGTGGAGTATCCTGATCCCGAGGTTCCTCTTGAAGCGAGGAAAACATGGGTGGCCTGGATCCGTCAGATCGTTGGGCGGTCTTTTCGCTCATAGGTCTCCACGTAGCCCACGACAAAAGATGTGTTCGTGAGGATGGTCTAGCGAGGCGTTCCTGTGCAGGGATTATGTGGATCCGGCCAACGTTCGCAGGCCCCCGACTCCGGATTCTGCGGAAGAGGCAGAGGGAAAGTAGCTGATGATTCGACGAGGGTTGAGGCATTCCCTGATTTTGGCAGAAAGGTCAACGGGTCGAATGGCACTGACAATGGAGAGCGACTCATCCTCTTCGGACAGGTTCAAAATAATGGGTTCATCTGAAGAGGTGTGTTCATCATAGACGAGGATGACCGGCCTGAGCCGGTTCGCGAGATTCACGCTGGTGACGATTCCAATTTTCTGATTACTCAGGTTAACCAGTGAGCCTGGAGGGTAGACACCCAACTGACTGATTAACGAAACGACCACGTCATGCCATAGGGTGGGCCGGCATTTGACGTATAAATAGGATAGGGCCTCTGAGGGAATGAGAGATTTGGCTGGGTCCGGGTGATGGCACAATTCATCGTACTCATCCACTACCATAACAATTTTGGCGAATTTACTGATTTGGTCGTCTTTTTTCCCTGTTGGGAATCCTGATCCGTTGAGGCGTTCATGGTGCTGGCGAATCACGTCAATCGCTTCATAAGGGAAATTAGGCAATTTCTCGGCCAACTCCACGCCGTATTTCGGATGCGTACTCAAAAAATTCTTCCGTTCGGAAGCAGACATCGACCCTTTTCGTAATAATTGCTCTGCCGGAAACTTGAGTTCCCCAATGTCATGGAACAAAGCTCCCAGAGCCAGCTTTTCAGCTTCTTCCCGTGATAATCCTAAATCCTGTCCGACCATGAGAGATAATGAGCAGACATTGAGCGCATGCAGGAAAAATTCCTCATTCGGTTCGTTGGAACCGATGAGGTTTAGCAGTGCTCTCGAGTTGTCCGCGATATCAAGAATCTCATAAAGCTCTCCGACAATTTTCTGGGCCGTCCGGAGTCCTCGGGGTCGACCAGTGATCACGTCCTGCATGACCTGTTTGGCTTCTTGAACCACCTCCTGAAATTGACCACCAACTGCTTGCAAATGTTCCTGGTAGACCTGGAAAGCTTGGTGTTGGGCGACTTTTCGTTGTATTGGATCTTCCGGAGTTGCTCCCTCTTCTATGGAATCGTGTGGGGTGATGGCCTCAGATCCGTTTGAAGGTTCTTGATCCGTTTCTTCAGGGCTTTGAACCCCCTTCCGGTCAAGCGCCTTGGTGTGGTCGGAAGGAGTCCCTTCCGGGTCTGAACGATCTGGATCGAAATACAACTTGACCTTCATGAGTCCACGAAGTGTTTCGAGATCTTTCGCCGATTCGATTTTGAATGAATTGGTTGGGAACGGATGACTGAACCAAGATCCCTCAATCTTGATATACAATCCCAGTCGCAGAGCGGTTGCATGAAGTCGAACGAAGGACATGTTAACTCTCGATTTCAGTCATACGTCCGGATCGGGTTTGTCTGACAATTGAGACCTCTGGTTGTGTGTGGTCATGGGGCAAAGAATATACAAATTATCTGCCCCGTTGCGGGCTGTTTTTCTACAACAATGTTGCTACTGACTTTGTCGGAAGGAAGAAATGTGAAATTAAGGGGAAATCCGGGAAAAAAGTAACAAAGAAATGCGAATGAAGTGCCATGGGCCATGAGGGAAGTTGAAGCATGGCATTTATCCTACGTTATTCCAAGGGGTCATTGCATCCACACACCAATCAGACCCGTGGGAAATTCGCCTGGAGCCAAATGATTCGGGGAATAGGATCACATCCTATTGACCACACAGGTCCATTTGGGGACGCAATGAATGGAACACTCTCTGAGCGTCAAGTGGGGGTGAGAAAATCAAGCATAATAAATATGAAGCATAATAAATATGAGCAAGTGAGTGAATGAGAGAGAGGGAGGGAGGAAACAGGTCTATGGAGCGAAAATGGTGGGAGGGAGTTGCTTAGGCGTGGTAATTGGATTCCATGAGGTCGAATTTGGGAATCTCAATATCCGTGTGGGTTTGCTGGATGTCGGTAATCACAGGCAGGAGTTCGTTAAACAAGTCTACCAGGTGGGGATCGAACTGTTTACCTGACAGGGAGTGCATTTCCTTGAGGGTTTTATCCAGGGGCCAGGCGTCTTTATAGCATCGTTTGGATGAGAGCGCATCAAAGACATCGGCGATGGCACAAATTCGGCCGACTAACGGAATATCCTTTCCGGCCAGGCGATTTGGGTATCCTGAGCCATTCCATTTTTCGTGATGAGTAAGGGCGATCGCCTCTCCCATTTGTAGGACGGGAGAGTGGCTGTTGGAGAGGAGTTGGGCGCCGATAACTGTATGTTGTTTCATGATTTCAAATTCTTCGTGATCTAATTTTCCGGGCTTCAAGAGGATCCGGTCCGGAATCCCCAATTTCCCGACGTCATGCATGGGGGTCGCGTGAAAGAGCACATCGCACTCATCTTCTGTCATGCCGGCTGCGCGGCCTAAGGCCACGGCAAAATGAGCCATTCGGATGATATGTGCCCCCGTTTCATGGTCGCGATGTTCGGCTGCACGGGCAAGGCGGTGGACAATTTCGAGTTGGGTTTCTCTGAGTTCCTGTGTACGGATCCGGACGGTTTCCTCCAGCGAAGCCTTTTGCTGGGACACCGCCTTGTTAAGTAGGCTGGCTTCCAATAAATTTCGGATTCGCATTAACACTTCCACCTTGTCGAATGGTTTATGCAGGAAGTCTTTGGCGCCCGATTCTAATGCGCGGAGGCGGGTCTCACGGTCGTCTTCTGACGTGAGCACCAAAATCGGGAGAAATGCGTGCTTGTGAATAATATTGAGTTGTCCCATCACCTGAAAGCCATTGAGTTTGGGCATGCGGATATCAAGGCAAATCAGATCGGGATTCAGCTCCTTAAACAGTGGCAATACCTGAGTGGGATCTTGAGTTGAATGGACTCGGCTGTACCCGGCGTTTTGTAAAATGCTCTCCAGGAGCATGATATTGGTCATTTGATCATCAACGATCAAAATGCAGGCGTTATGGCATTGCTGTTGGGAAATCATTGAAGTCCGTCTGACATCAAAGGATCAACGTATTCATTGAGCATGAGGTCGGGTGGACGGCTGCCAACCATAAGATTGGGTAGTCGTTGCATCCATTCCTGAGCGATTCTTTCCGCCTGGGGATGGTATTTATCTTTTGTTTATGTCGGTCAAAACGAATGAAACTTGAAGTAACGTGCCTTTTGATTTGGAAAGAAGCCTGGAGCAGGAAGGAATGGTTTGGAAGAGGAGTCTTGCGCTAAAAGTGGTGAAGAGACAAAGGCGAGGATTTTTCTATACCAACGCTTTCCCCCATTTCTGTCTTTTAAAAACATTCTCGAGTTCGGTTCGGGTTTGTTAAAAGGCGTCTTAAAGTTGGGTTTCCCCGTCAGGTGGAACGGGTCCCTCTCCGACCTTGCCGATGATCTCGATTTGTAACCCAATTGGGCCAGTTCGACATTGATGCTGTTTTTGGCTCGGACTATGCCGGCTTCCAAACAAGTAAATCCCGCCTACATCAGCAGGACCAAGGTACAGGTCAGCATCCAGGTCAGCGGTTGAAACGTTGGTGTTAGTGGCATGGGATATTCTCCACACGGGATCCCCAGACACGGAGGCTCTTTACAGGATGGGGCCGAGACGGTTGCGAGGGCATTGTGATGACGGAATGGCCAAATTTCACATGGAATACGTCTGATAACTATTCGAAGCGAGGACACGCGGAGACCCTTGAGGGGATCGGGTCCCGACACTCGCTCACAATGATGAAGACCCTGTCCGGCGCGGTTATTATCATTCTCCCCGAAGGCCTATAGGAGTGTCTATTGTCGAGTCCTGGGCCCTGGTCATGGACGTCAATCGGGCAAACAGTTTTTTTCTGGTAGCAAAGAACTCCGGCTGGCCTTCGGTTAATTGTAAAAATTTACCGAAATATTGATTCGCTAACCGGTTATTTCCCATTCGCTCATAGGCATAGCCCATATTCAAATGGATATGGGGTAAATCCGGTTGCAGTGCCTCCGCTTGCCGAAGTTCATGCACCGCAAGTTGGAAACTCCCTTGTTGCTGGGCCACCAGAGCACGTTGGATCCATAATTGCGGAACTTTGTCGTTACGTGCGAGGCCGCTCAAAAAATACTGATCGGCCTGGTCAAGCTGGCCTGCCCCCAAGTATGCCGTTCCCATCCAAAACCATGGTTCCCAGGTGACGGGGGGATCACGGAAGAGGGGTGAGAGCATGGCCTGTGCCTCTTTGTATTCACCGTTTTGAATAAGTTCTCGGGCCCGATGGAGCCTGTTGGCTGGAGATGGTTGAGGTGGACCTGTGTTGTGACCGTTCATCTGAAATCCCTCGTTTTTCAGATTCAGGGCTGTCGTGTTGAGCGGGACAGGAACCTCGTCATTCTCAGGAGACGTGGCGGTTGTGAGCCCATGCAAAGTGATTTTTTCTTCCTCTAAATCGGTTTCTAAGGGGATGGGTGTGCCTGGTTCATTGACGGATGCGACTGCGACAAGGCCCGAATCAGGTTGTTCTGTTTGGGCAAGGACTGGGTTTGGAGGACTGGTTGCGATTTTCATCGGATCAGTGCTCGGGGGGTTCGGTGCTCGGGCGGCTGTTGTGTGTGGCGTTGAAAGGGATATGCCCACGGTTTTCTGTGGAGTGTTATCGGATGTGAAGGTTATTCCTGGTGTTGCAGGTGGGGGGGAGGATGCGGGAGTTTCTCCCACGGATTTTGCGGGGGGGGCAAGTTCGACCTTCAATGGAGAGGATGTCTCCATTGAAGCTTCCTTTTGGGGTGCGGGCAATTCCTCGTCGGGTTCCTGGGCAGCAGGTACGGGAAGGCTCTCCACTCGGCCAGCAGTTGGTATCTGCGTGGCTTCAAAAGACAGCGAATCAGCAGATGGAGTCTCCGAAAGTGGAGGGGAGTGTAAAAGAGCCACACGCTGTCTGGGTAAGGAAGAGGCTTCCGTTGGCATTCCGAAGTCCAGATGTAAGCCGATCCAGTAGGCACCCATCCCTAGACTGCTCAATCCGATTGCCATGCCGATCCCGATCAACCAAAACTTTAATGGAGAGGGCCGGCGGTGCCAACCCGGTTCTCTTCTCACTCTAGCCGGAAGAACAAGAGGTGCGTGCTGGGGCGTGTCAGTCCCTTCATTTTTTGTCTGGGTCTGAAGTCGCTGGAGGGTGTCTGCGATGATACTCATGGTTTGTTGGATTTCCGTAATTGCTACGGGAGAAATTCCCTGGTTGCGCGCCAGATCATCATGGGAGTCACCGTATGTCGGCCTTGGGCATAAGCGGCTAACAGGGCCCGGTCGCACAGTTGATTGATGCGGCGTGGGACTCCACGGCTCCAAGCATAAATGAGCCAGAGAACTCCTACACCAAGGTGAAATCGGTGTCTGGCATCGGCAATATGCAATCGATGTCGAATGTACGCACGAGTCTCCTGCCAGGTAAATGACTCCAGCCGATAGCGAACACTTATGCGCTGCCGCAATGGTCGAAAGGCCCGAGTCGCCAACTTTTGTTCCAACTCCGGTTGTCCAACCAGCAGGAGGCACATCAATTTATCCTTTTCGGTATCCAGATTGGAGAGAAGTCGAAGTCCTTCCAGAACTTTTCCACTGAGCCGGTGCGCTTCGTCCACCAACACGACGACCCGTTCTCCTTCCACGGCCAGACGGAGCAACAGCTTAGGCAGTTCCCGTTGTAACGCCCCAAGGGACTGATCCTCAGGCAGTGTCCCGGTCAAATCTTCATAAATGGATACAAGTAAATCAGAATAGGACTGATCCGGATTCATGAGATAAGCGAACCGGACGCCGGTCGGCGGATGGCGAAGCAGGTGCCGGCACAACAGGGTTTTGCCGAGACCCACTTCTCCAGTCAGCATGGTGAGTCCACCACTGGCAATGCCAAATCTGAGATGGTTCAGCGCTTCCAGATGGTGGCTGCCGGGGAAAAAGAAATCGGTGTCCGGTGTCAGGCGAAATGGGGGTTCCGAAAACCCCAATTCCTGATAGCACATGCTGAGATCTAACGTCGTCATCATGAGGCTCGTATAATCTTAGGAGAGAGAAAGATGACCAGTTCACTTTTCTTTTTAGCTGTGTAGGTTCCCTTAAATAAGCGACCAAGATAGGGAATGTCCCCTAAAAGCGGAACCTTGCGCTCGGTTTCTGAGCTTTCTTCTTGGATAAGCCCACCGATAATGACCATTTCTCCATCTTTCAACCTGACCAATCCGGATGATTGCTTGACATCTAAAACCGGAGCAGTGGCTCCGCCCTCCCCCCTTTTAGCACCTGGCGATTCTCTAATTTCACGGAGTCGGGAAAGAATAGGAGTTACATCCAGCATAATCCATCCATCTTCGGAGATTTGGGGCGTAACGGAAAGGACCAAGCCGACCGTCACGGATCGCACCTGCTCAGTGACAATATTGCCACTCCCCGCTGTTCCTTGAGCAACGGTTGAGGAAAAAAAGGGTTCATCGGTGGCGACTTTAATTAAGGCCGGTTGGTTATTCATGGTGACCACGCGAGGTTGAGAGATCACACGAATGTCGCCCTGTTCTTCCAGGGCTGTAAGCACTCCATCAAAACTCCCATCCTCGAAGGAAATAGTGGTCGTGGCAGCTTTCGCCATGAAACCTCCGAAGGGTGCGGTAATTATGTTTGCGAGGGCAATGGCGCCATTTGTGCCATCAAAATTAATCCTACTCCAATCAATGCCCAAACTGTACTGATCATCCAGGGCGACTTCATAAATCCGCACCTCGATCTCTACCTGTCGGTATAGGGCCTCGTGAACGCTTTTAAGGAAATCGTCAATTTCATCGACCCGTTTGTACCGATCGGATATCTGAATCGTTCCTGAGAGACGATTGACCACGAGTCGTCCCTCTTCGGACATCAGAGTCTTAATTTGCATTTCCAATTCTTCCCAGAATTTTATTTCGTCTTCCTGGTTCACCGTGATTTGTCCGGTGTCCTGTGATGCGCCGCCTCCGCTCCCCCCGCTGGAACCGGAGCTGAGCTGCGCGCGGTTTTGTCCTGTCCCACTCCGAACGAGACGGATGTAATCAACGTTCAATGTTTTCGTTTTGAATTGCCTGACCTGGATCAGGTTCTGGTGGTGTTCCCAGTAAAAGCCATGGGCTTCCAAAATGGCTGACATCGCCTGTTCCAGAGGCAGATGATGAAAGTCCACGGTAATGGTGCCGGTGATTTCTGGCCCGGCCACAATATTTAAATGATTGCTTCGAGCAAACAACGCCAACGCGTCGATGACAGGCAGATCTTGTGCGCGAAAGGAATACAAGGGCCCCAAAGAAGGGGAAGGTGGCGGTGTCGGAGGCTTGGGGAGATCGCTGGTGAGCAACATGCGATCCTCAAGGGAAAATGTCCCCCGAGGGTTGCTCACGGATGATGCCGCCAAATCTGAGCTCAGGGAAAGTCTCTGTGAAGTCTGTGTGGTGTCGGCATCTGAGATTGACCGATCTGCATCTGGATTGGCGATGGTGCATCCCCACAGGCTGAACATGCCCAAAAGAGCCAAAATTTTAATAACTCGTCCCCCCCATGTGATGGATGCTCCGTAGAACGGTCGATTGGAAATAATGGACGTCTGAAGAATCACTATGGTGTTGTGTGGCATGTCGTCTTTCATAGGGTAATGAGTAAAGTTATGACGTGGCTTTTTTGGAAAATGTTAACCATTGGTTTTTGCCCTGATGCTTGAGCCACACACCTTTGGGCTGAATGGACAGGACCTGATACCCGTTAATCATTTCTCCTTCATACACCACGGTCCGGTTGATCACGGCACTCCGTTGTTCACCTTCGAGGGCAATGGCTTTAAGGGTAAACGTATTCGTCACCTGCTTCTCCTCTGTTTGGTCCGCTCCCATCGAAGCTGGGTCCTGTTGAACCTGAGAGGCCGCCACGATAGGAGCAAAAGGATCACGACTGGCGTATTCGATCCATTGACCAGCCTCATCGTCATGGGGTCGCCCCGTAGGGGAAAGAGAAGGGAGAGTCGGAGCCGAAAGCAGTCGATTCAATCCCACGGAGATGATTCCCGGTGCATCGGATGCCGTGTCCACGATATTGGTATAGACCGCGAATCCTGCGAGAAGGCACAGACCAACCGCGACAAACGGATTTTTTAAAGCTCGACGGAATCGTTGATTTTCATCCATACCGACAATCCAATGGTTAAATGAGTGGCTTGTTGACCATCCCCCATGACCGTCACATTCTGAATGTCGACTCTTGGTCCGGACCGGGTCAGGGCTTTGAGAAACTGAAGATAGGAACGATATGCATTGGGGGTTCCCTGCGAGTTGACTTGAATTTCCAATGGAACCAATGTCACTCCCTGGATTGGAGAGGTGGTGCGTTCTGTGCTCAGAATCCGATACTGGATGAGGAGATTCCACTGTTTCCCGTCGATTTGAAGCGTTTGCGCCCATTGCGCCAAATGGGTGAAGCTGTGGAGTAAGCGTTGCTCAGCCAGTTGGAGGTGAGTGTCAAGCGCATCCGGACGAGCCTGAAGGTATTGAGAGCGAAGTTCCGACACCTGTTGTTCCAAGCCGATCGCATCTTGAGTCAACGATTGGCGCTTCTGAATGGTGAAAAGTTTATCCAGACTCACCCAGCCCACAATGGATAACGTGCCAATCAGTAGCACCACGAGTGTCGTGCTTTTGAGTTGTTGGGGATTGGGCCACTCAAAACGGGGAAGCCACTTCATGACATGGTTCCCTTCAAGGTGAACCGATAGAGTGAGCGTTCATTGCTTGAGGTGGCAGTTTGGGTCAAGAGTTGATCTCGCCAATCCTCATGCAGGGACACATGATATGGTCCATCCGCCAGCTGTTGCACGAATTGATCCACCACAAGCAATGTGGCGGCAAGATTGGTAGAAGTGCTGCCGTCCAGCTCCACGTTCCATCCGTCCTGGGTTCGCTCCACAAAGGCTTTGCGCAAGATGACCTGGCTGGGGATAATGGTTCCCAAATAACTGAGAAACGGGCCTTCTAATTCCGGCGCGGTGGTTTCGTTGACGGAATGAGCCCATTGTCGTTTCGTGTCTAATGACATGAGGCGACTTTCCCATTGCGCGTAATCCTGCTGGAGGGCGCTGACCTGGTCGGTCATGGTCCGCATCGCTGTGCGATGTCTGGCTAAATAACCTTCGATGACGCTGGTTGTTGCGA
This region includes:
- a CDS encoding GAF domain-containing protein, with the translated sequence MPSPLSLQNSVERPQKNRGQVLGLALLVATVVFVVDLFLPMGVAEAVPYVAGVLIALRSPDKNDPLRLAGLCTLLTIIGFYFSPSGAEPWIGMTNRSIALFAIWSTALLAMQVRESDEATRDQSSMLTGILSNMPAVAFRIDQEGVMHDSFGRGLARFGLKELAAIGRIPLEPPDRIKNQVKQGTLANSVFYESNGILQGKPWWFLNCLCKLEGDQPDLIGFGIDITDRKRAERRLALHDAIADILTTASNISETYPQILKAICHTLDWKVGILWRMDYHRQALGAAVIWPPDSPQAQAMSSSNSSWSLTPPVGLAGQVWDIRNPLWIRDLADYHKDPRNQVALEVGLHAGFAIPICLAGNTRAVLEFFSPFPEEADDMLLQRLSNIGFQIGQCIEREHKERRLATHHSLTNVLAESAGMTQAASLILEAIGDNLGWDLGAIWTLDSSQQALRCLNVWHSPHLNLDAFRQASQAITFARGVGLPGRVWKSGKPSWITDVVSDPNFPRAAAAAQEGLHSGFAFPMKSGTEIVGVIEFFHRDIQKPDEELLAMFDSIGLQIGQFIQRTAKQSFNG
- a CDS encoding HD-GYP domain-containing protein — encoded protein: MSFVRLHATALRLGLYIKIEGSWFSHPFPTNSFKIESAKDLETLRGLMKVKLYFDPDRSDPEGTPSDHTKALDRKGVQSPEETDQEPSNGSEAITPHDSIEEGATPEDPIQRKVAQHQAFQVYQEHLQAVGGQFQEVVQEAKQVMQDVITGRPRGLRTAQKIVGELYEILDIADNSRALLNLIGSNEPNEEFFLHALNVCSLSLMVGQDLGLSREEAEKLALGALFHDIGELKFPAEQLLRKGSMSASERKNFLSTHPKYGVELAEKLPNFPYEAIDVIRQHHERLNGSGFPTGKKDDQISKFAKIVMVVDEYDELCHHPDPAKSLIPSEALSYLYVKCRPTLWHDVVVSLISQLGVYPPGSLVNLSNQKIGIVTSVNLANRLRPVILVYDEHTSSDEPIILNLSEEDESLSIVSAIRPVDLSAKIRECLNPRRIISYFPSASSAESGVGGLRTLAGST
- a CDS encoding HD domain-containing phosphohydrolase — translated: MISQQQCHNACILIVDDQMTNIMLLESILQNAGYSRVHSTQDPTQVLPLFKELNPDLICLDIRMPKLNGFQVMGQLNIIHKHAFLPILVLTSEDDRETRLRALESGAKDFLHKPFDKVEVLMRIRNLLEASLLNKAVSQQKASLEETVRIRTQELRETQLEIVHRLARAAEHRDHETGAHIIRMAHFAVALGRAAGMTEDECDVLFHATPMHDVGKLGIPDRILLKPGKLDHEEFEIMKQHTVIGAQLLSNSHSPVLQMGEAIALTHHEKWNGSGYPNRLAGKDIPLVGRICAIADVFDALSSKRCYKDAWPLDKTLKEMHSLSGKQFDPHLVDLFNELLPVITDIQQTHTDIEIPKFDLMESNYHA
- a CDS encoding tetratricopeptide repeat protein, with protein sequence MSIIADTLQRLQTQTKNEGTDTPQHAPLVLPARVRREPGWHRRPSPLKFWLIGIGMAIGLSSLGMGAYWIGLHLDFGMPTEASSLPRQRVALLHSPPLSETPSADSLSFEATQIPTAGRVESLPVPAAQEPDEELPAPQKEASMETSSPLKVELAPPAKSVGETPASSPPPATPGITFTSDNTPQKTVGISLSTPHTTAARAPNPPSTDPMKIATSPPNPVLAQTEQPDSGLVAVASVNEPGTPIPLETDLEEEKITLHGLTTATSPENDEVPVPLNTTALNLKNEGFQMNGHNTGPPQPSPANRLHRARELIQNGEYKEAQAMLSPLFRDPPVTWEPWFWMGTAYLGAGQLDQADQYFLSGLARNDKVPQLWIQRALVAQQQGSFQLAVHELRQAEALQPDLPHIHLNMGYAYERMGNNRLANQYFGKFLQLTEGQPEFFATRKKLFARLTSMTRAQDSTIDTPIGLRGE
- a CDS encoding ExeA family protein — translated: MMTTLDLSMCYQELGFSEPPFRLTPDTDFFFPGSHHLEALNHLRFGIASGGLTMLTGEVGLGKTLLCRHLLRHPPTGVRFAYLMNPDQSYSDLLVSIYEDLTGTLPEDQSLGALQRELPKLLLRLAVEGERVVVLVDEAHRLSGKVLEGLRLLSNLDTEKDKLMCLLLVGQPELEQKLATRAFRPLRQRISVRYRLESFTWQETRAYIRHRLHIADARHRFHLGVGVLWLIYAWSRGVPRRINQLCDRALLAAYAQGRHTVTPMMIWRATREFLP
- a CDS encoding type II secretion system protein GspD yields the protein MPHNTIVILQTSIISNRPFYGASITWGGRVIKILALLGMFSLWGCTIANPDADRSISDADTTQTSQRLSLSSDLAASSVSNPRGTFSLEDRMLLTSDLPKPPTPPPSPSLGPLYSFRAQDLPVIDALALFARSNHLNIVAGPEITGTITVDFHHLPLEQAMSAILEAHGFYWEHHQNLIQVRQFKTKTLNVDYIRLVRSGTGQNRAQLSSGSSGGSGGGASQDTGQITVNQEDEIKFWEELEMQIKTLMSEEGRLVVNRLSGTIQISDRYKRVDEIDDFLKSVHEALYRQVEIEVRIYEVALDDQYSLGIDWSRINFDGTNGAIALANIITAPFGGFMAKAATTTISFEDGSFDGVLTALEEQGDIRVISQPRVVTMNNQPALIKVATDEPFFSSTVAQGTAGSGNIVTEQVRSVTVGLVLSVTPQISEDGWIMLDVTPILSRLREIRESPGAKRGEGGATAPVLDVKQSSGLVRLKDGEMVIIGGLIQEESSETERKVPLLGDIPYLGRLFKGTYTAKKKSELVIFLSPKIIRAS